From Candidatus Binataceae bacterium, the proteins below share one genomic window:
- a CDS encoding SDR family NAD(P)-dependent oxidoreductase, whose translation MKLEGKVALITGAASGMGKATALLFASEGAKVAAADISEAAVEATAREIRERGGEATAIGADVAKSEDVQRMVAATVERLGPPNVLYNNAGIEGESDFMAQMSEGAFDKVIAINLRGVFLGMKYVLPHMVKLGGGSIINQASIAGMVAIRGGAAYCAAKAGVIALTRVAAFEYGRYNIRVNCICPGAIETPMAQRIRHGEEPKPGALKRVSVFGRMGQAEEIAKVALFLASDDASFATGAPFVIDAGWTVS comes from the coding sequence ATGAAACTCGAGGGCAAGGTGGCGCTCATAACCGGGGCGGCGTCGGGAATGGGCAAGGCGACCGCGCTGCTGTTCGCGAGCGAAGGGGCCAAAGTCGCCGCCGCCGACATCAGCGAGGCCGCGGTCGAGGCGACCGCGCGCGAGATCCGCGAGCGCGGCGGCGAGGCGACCGCAATCGGCGCCGACGTCGCGAAGTCTGAGGACGTGCAGCGGATGGTGGCGGCGACGGTCGAGCGCCTCGGCCCGCCCAACGTGCTCTACAACAACGCCGGCATCGAGGGTGAGTCGGATTTCATGGCGCAAATGAGCGAGGGCGCCTTCGACAAGGTGATCGCGATCAACCTGCGCGGCGTCTTCCTCGGGATGAAGTACGTGCTGCCGCACATGGTCAAGCTCGGCGGGGGGTCGATTATCAACCAGGCGTCGATCGCCGGAATGGTCGCGATTCGCGGCGGCGCGGCGTACTGCGCGGCCAAGGCGGGAGTGATCGCACTGACTCGGGTGGCGGCGTTCGAGTACGGCCGCTACAACATCCGGGTCAATTGCATCTGCCCGGGTGCGATCGAAACCCCGATGGCGCAGCGCATCCGCCATGGCGAGGAGCCCAAACCAGGCGCGCTCAAGCGGGTGTCGGTGTTCGGACGGATGGGCCAGGCGGAAGAGATCGCCAAAGTCGCGCTGTTCCTGGCCAGCGACGACGCGTCGTTCGCCACCGGCGCACCGTTCGTGATCGATGCCGGCTGGACCGTGAGCTGA